A DNA window from Nycticebus coucang isolate mNycCou1 chromosome 1, mNycCou1.pri, whole genome shotgun sequence contains the following coding sequences:
- the LOC128589812 gene encoding small nuclear ribonucleoprotein Sm D2-like, giving the protein MSLLNKPKSEMTPEELQKREEEEFNTGPLSVLTQSVKNNTQVLINCRNNKKLLGRVKAFDRQV; this is encoded by the coding sequence ATGAGCCTCCTTAACAAGCCCAAGAGTGAGATGACCCCAGAGGAGCTACAGAAGCGGGAGGAAGAAGAATTTAACACTGGTCCACTCTCTGTGCTCACACAATCAGTCAAGAACAACACTCAAGTGCTTATTAATTGCCGCAATAACAAGAAACTCCTGGGCCGGGTGAAAGCCTTTGATAGGCAAGTCTGA